The DNA sequence ATGCGCCGCGCGTAGTCCAGCAGCACGCGCCCCGCTTCGTTGACGCGCACCCCACGGGCGGTGCGCACGAGCAGGGGTTGTCCACACTCCCGCTCCAACTGTCGCACCTGCGCCGTCACCGCGGGCTGGGACAGGTGCAAGAGCCGCGAGGCGGCGGACACCTGCCCCGTGGTGGCCACCACGCGGAAGGTCTCCAGTCGGCGAGGGTCGAGACGGACGGACACGGGGGCCTCTCACGAAGATGCGCTGCGGCAAGCATGCTATGGGCGCGAGGCGCGCATCCGGAGGAAGTCATGAGCTGGCTGTTCTATGCCCTGCTGTCGGCGGCCTTCGCGGCGGCCACCGCCATCCTGGCCAAGGTCGGCGTCGAGGGCGTCCCGTCCACGCTCGCCACCGCGCTGCGCACCGTGGTGATTCTCGTCTTCGCCTGGGGCATCGCGTTGACGCGCGGCGAGCACCACGCCCTGCCCACCCTCAGCCGCCGCACGCTCCTCTTCCTCGCGCTGTCCGGTGTGGCCACGGGCCTGTCGTGGCTCGCTTACTTCCGCGCGCTCCAGCTCGGCCCCGCCTCGCGCGTGGCGCCCATCGACAAGCTGAGCCTCGCGCTCACGCTGGTGCTCGCGGTGACGTTCCTGAAGGAACCGTGGAGCTGGAAGCTGGTGCTGGGTGTGTTGCTCATGGTCGCCGGCGCGCTGCTCACGTTGAAGTAGTCGCGCCAATCACAATCCAATCAAGTTTTTGCAGGGATGCTGCTCTCGGCGGCTTTGTGCTGTTTGCCGGGTATTGTTGAATTGAGAAACATGGTAGACGGTGCAAGTCTTATCGAGGAGCGCCATGCGCGATTTGAAAGACTTCCTGGGGGCGGGTGGGGGGCAACTTCAAATCGTTCGAGACCTGAGGCGCCCGCCTGGCGCGGGTGACCGGTCCGCCGTGAGGCGGCGTCCGTCAGCTTTGGCTTCACCATCCCTGGAAGGAAGGTTCGAGTCATGCAGGAAGAGCTGACATCCGCCCTCAAGAAGATGCTGGTGACGAGTCTGTTCGTCGAGACGCCGGAGGCCCAGATTGGAGAGGACGACGGGCTCCAGTCCGTCCTCGGGCTCGACTCGGTGGGTTTCCTCGAGCTGCGCGTGCTGTGCGAGGAACGCTTCCATGTGCGCATCACGGATGAGGACTTCAATCCGGATAACTTCCGCACGGTTGGAAAGCTGGCGTCATTCATTACCCAGCTCAAGTCCTCTCAGGAGAGCGCGGCGTGAACGCGCCGACTCCTGGCGCGAGGCTCAGCCCGGATGAACTGGATCGCCTGCGCGCCGGCATGGCGTTGCAGATGGACCATTATGGCGGTGGGCGACTGCCTTTCGCCTGTCTGCAAGCCAAGGGGCTCGTGCAGCACTTCGCGGCCTTGGAGGGCGCGGAGGCGGGGCGGGTCTGGGAGGTGCTGGACGCGAGCGGGGGCTACGCGAGCGCATGTCTGGGCGCGGGCCATCCGCGCATCCAGGAGGCCCTGCGCGAGGGCCTGGAGCGCGCGGGCTACGTGACGGACGAGCTGGGCTCGCTGGAGCGGACCCGGCTGCTCTCGGATCTCTTCGGGCCCGGTGGCCGCTGGGCGGACCGGTTCCCGGCGGAGCAGTACCACGCGAGCGGTCGCAACTCGGGCTCCGAGGGATTGGAGCTGGCGCTTCGGCTGGTGTTGGAGTCGGGGTTCGATCGCCGCCGACTCGCGCCCCGCGCGGGCCGCGAGGAGCGGCGCACGGTGCTCGCCTTCGAGGGGGCGTGGCACGGGTGGACGGGAGGACTCGTCAGCCTGCTCAACCGGCGCCACTACCGCGTCGGCCTGCCCCCGGTGAGCCCCGAGCCGCCGCATGGGCTCGACGTGGCCTTCCTGCCCTTTGGTGAGCTGGAGCACCTGGAGCGCTTCTTCGTGGAGCAGGGGCGCAAGCTGTCCGCGGTGTTCGTCGAGCCCATCCAGGGCGACGCGGGCATCCTCGTCCCGCCCGCGGGCTATCTGCGCCGGCTGGCAGCGCTCTGCCGCGAGTACGAGGTGCTGCTGGTCGCGGACGAGGTGCTCACCTTCGCCAAGACGGGCCAGTTCTTCGGGATGACGGACGCCGAGGGCCCCATCCCCACGGACATCACCGTCATCGGCAAGAGCCTGGGCATGGGCGTGGTGTCCACGTCGATGGTCATTGCCCGGCGCGAGCTGTCCGTGCGCTCCAGCGGCGCGGTGTCCACCTCGGACCTGCGGCCGTTGACGTGCGCGGTGATTCGCCACGGCTTGCAGCACCTGGTGGACGAGCGCTTGCTGGAGCGCGCCGCGCCGCTGGGTGAGGAGCTGCGGGCTCGACTGCGGCGCGACGTGGTGGCCGCGTTCCCGGACCTGTTCCGCGAGGTGCGAGGCCTGGGCTACATGAACGGCGTCGAGCTGACCGAGCCCGCCGCCAACGCGCTGTCCTCGCTGCGCCACAAGCTCCTCGAGTCGGGCGTCTTCGTGGAGTTCATGGCCGGCGCGGGTCGTCGCTCGCGGGGCCTGCGCTACCTGTATCCGGCCATGCGCGTGGCACCGCCGCTCATCGCGGGCGAGCCGGACGTGCGCGCCATCGTCGAGCGCATCCACGAGGGCACGCGCCGGTTCGTGGAGACGCGTCCGTGAGGGACGGCCCGCTGCGCCACCGGGTCGAGCACGTGGATACGGACGCGTCCGGCGTCGTGCACTTCTCGCGCTATGCGTCGCTCGTGGAGACGGCGGCGCTGGACGAGCTGGAGCGCCGCGGCGCCGGACTGGAAGTGCTGGAGGCGCACGGCCTGGACCTGCGTGTGCGGGACTTGCGCATCACCTATCGCGCCCCCGCGCGCTTTCGGGACTGGGTGCTGCTCATGCCCGGGGTCGAGCATGTGGGGCCCGCGAGCATCAAGGTCGCCGTGAAGCTCTACCGCGAGGACGCCGGCCCCGAGCCGGTGCTGCTCGCCACGGGAAGTCTGGACATGGCCGTCGTCAACCGCGAGAGCGGAGGTCCTGCATGCATTCCGGAAGCGCTGCGAGCCGAGTTCAAGCCAGTGCCTTGAGCGAGGTGGAACGGCAACCCAAGCCGCTGGGCTTCACGGCCCTGCGTCAGTGGCTGCGGCATCGCCACCCGATGATTCTGTTGGACCGCATCGTGGACCATGAGCCGGGGAAGTTCCTCGACGCGCTCATCTCCATCTCTGGCAACACCGACTGCATCGCGGGGCACTTCCCCGAGCGCGCCATCTACCCGGGCAGCAACCTCATCCAGGCCTTCGCCCAGGCGGGCATCATCCTGTACCAGATGAGCACGTCGATGCTCGCCGAGGACGAGCTGACGCTGATTGGCTCCGTGGAGGCGCGCTTCCTCAAGGTCGTGGTGCCGGGCGACCAGGTGCTGTTGCGCGTGCAGGTCAACCGCCTCGCGGGCGGACTCTTCACCTACTCGGGCAAGGCGATGGTGGGGACCACGCGCGTGGCGGCGTTCCGCGCGAGCCTCGTGCGCAGCAAGGTGTCGGAGCTGGGCTCGCCGCTATGGTAGCGCCCGTCGCCGTGACCGGAGCCGCGTGGCGCACCGCGCTCGGCGACGGGCTCGGCGAGGTGTGGCACCGGCTGCTGGCGGGCGATGACGGCTTCGTGGACGTGGCCTCGCCGCACCGGCTGCGCAACGTGCGAGCGGCGGTGATTGCCTCGCTGCCGGAGGCGCCCGCCGAGCGCCTGCGTGCGCTGGCGGTGGACACGCTCCAGCGGGCGGCGCGCGAGGCAGGTATCGATGTCCGTGCGCCTTCCACGCGCCTGGTGCTGGGCACGAGCCTGGGGGCCTTCCTGGACGACGCGTCCGAGCGCGAGGCGCCCCTGCATGCCTGGGCGGATGACGTGGCGAGCACGGTGGGCGCGGGCGCGCGGCCCGTGGCGCTGTCCACCGCGTGCTCCTCCGGCTCGGATGCCATCCTGGTGGGCGCGCAGCTCATCCGTGGAGGACTCGC is a window from the Myxococcaceae bacterium JPH2 genome containing:
- a CDS encoding EamA family transporter — translated: MSWLFYALLSAAFAAATAILAKVGVEGVPSTLATALRTVVILVFAWGIALTRGEHHALPTLSRRTLLFLALSGVATGLSWLAYFRALQLGPASRVAPIDKLSLALTLVLAVTFLKEPWSWKLVLGVLLMVAGALLTLK
- a CDS encoding beta-hydroxyacyl-ACP dehydratase yields the protein MHSGSAASRVQASALSEVERQPKPLGFTALRQWLRHRHPMILLDRIVDHEPGKFLDALISISGNTDCIAGHFPERAIYPGSNLIQAFAQAGIILYQMSTSMLAEDELTLIGSVEARFLKVVVPGDQVLLRVQVNRLAGGLFTYSGKAMVGTTRVAAFRASLVRSKVSELGSPLW
- a CDS encoding acyl carrier protein gives rise to the protein MQEELTSALKKMLVTSLFVETPEAQIGEDDGLQSVLGLDSVGFLELRVLCEERFHVRITDEDFNPDNFRTVGKLASFITQLKSSQESAA
- a CDS encoding thioesterase family protein translates to MRDGPLRHRVEHVDTDASGVVHFSRYASLVETAALDELERRGAGLEVLEAHGLDLRVRDLRITYRAPARFRDWVLLMPGVEHVGPASIKVAVKLYREDAGPEPVLLATGSLDMAVVNRESGGPACIPEALRAEFKPVP
- a CDS encoding aminotransferase class III-fold pyridoxal phosphate-dependent enzyme; protein product: MNAPTPGARLSPDELDRLRAGMALQMDHYGGGRLPFACLQAKGLVQHFAALEGAEAGRVWEVLDASGGYASACLGAGHPRIQEALREGLERAGYVTDELGSLERTRLLSDLFGPGGRWADRFPAEQYHASGRNSGSEGLELALRLVLESGFDRRRLAPRAGREERRTVLAFEGAWHGWTGGLVSLLNRRHYRVGLPPVSPEPPHGLDVAFLPFGELEHLERFFVEQGRKLSAVFVEPIQGDAGILVPPAGYLRRLAALCREYEVLLVADEVLTFAKTGQFFGMTDAEGPIPTDITVIGKSLGMGVVSTSMVIARRELSVRSSGAVSTSDLRPLTCAVIRHGLQHLVDERLLERAAPLGEELRARLRRDVVAAFPDLFREVRGLGYMNGVELTEPAANALSSLRHKLLESGVFVEFMAGAGRRSRGLRYLYPAMRVAPPLIAGEPDVRAIVERIHEGTRRFVETRP